In Fusarium oxysporum f. sp. lycopersici 4287 chromosome 2, whole genome shotgun sequence, a genomic segment contains:
- a CDS encoding mitotic spindle assembly checkpoint protein MAD2 → METGPLIPASQASHLLSSFTTFLTLTLHTLLYHRALYPKTTFLTARALNLPVHQSRHPGLCTWINDAVASVAAQLRKGTVRRIAIAMHAAKTFDVLERWVFDVDLFPAGWGDREEATYNPALVEGDDDGVVNWTDVNEALRGALRRVAQKAEMMPDLPEGSTFTVAVELRDDADSPIGHPQHWIPSQPNLQPPNDTSLKQGSSLGGQSTTPIRSVQAGPLFFECWIEQSAPVTS, encoded by the exons ATGGAAACAGGCCCTCTGATCCCCGCCTCCCAAGCATCCCATCTCCTCTCCTCATTCACGACCTTCCTAACACTAACCCTCCACACCCTCCTCTACCATCGCGCTCTCTACCCCAAAACAACCTTTCTAACGGCCCGAGCCCTTAATCTCCCCGTCCACCAATCCCGTCATCCTGGTCTCTGCACATGGATAAACGACGCTGTAGCTTCAGTAGCGGCACAGTTACGCAAAGGAACTGTACGTCGTATAGCCATTGCGATGCATGCTGCAAAGACCTTTGATGTGCTGGAGAGATGGgtctttgatgttgattTGTTTCCTGCTGGGTGGGGTGATAGAGAGGAGGCGACTTACAACCCTGCGTTGGTAgagggtgatgatgatggtgtgGTGAATTGGACGGATGTCAACGAGGCGCTGAGAGGTGCTCTGAGGAGGGTGGCGCAAAAGGCTGAGATGATGCCTGATTTACCTGAAGGGAGCACTTTTACTGTTGCCGTTGAGCTACGTGATGATGCAGACTCACCCATAGGT CATCCCCAACATTGGATACCATCTCAACCAAATCTTCAACCACCAAACGATACCTCATTAAAACAAGGCTCTTCTCTTGGTGGTCAAAGTACAACCCCTATTCGCTCTGTCCAAGCTGGTCCTTTATTCTTTGAATGCTGGATTGAACAAAGCGCACCCGTAACCTCATGA
- a CDS encoding hypothetical protein (At least one base has a quality score < 10), with protein sequence MEDQLVQLLSNTQLSEQGPRLQAELELKRARTNPAFPLSLANIAAHTSIDTNIRQAALSNLRLFIENNWSNDDPDDGPIIPISDEARGQLKQVLLDLVLSPEDDRKVKISASYAVGKIAVHDFPEQWPNLLPTVISVVPAGTDSQLHGALRLLNDIIEESLSEDQFFSMAQDIAKALAEVALNENRKPMHRALAISIFRGCFDLLNMIKEDHAKEVRAFADGLLQQWNPFFITVLQSPLPEANLESGSQPDSWSHIIALKLQVVKTLLRIRRVFPNLLLPQSTIFFSAVWKELSTLQGPHEQLYIKEDAQGRLEDSDNLPYTLDFLILEELDFLNQCFRAPPVQAELDGHLNAHASAQDVPWMKEIMNMLIGYSRVTREEEDLWDIDCSLYLAEETSVTANYTARTAAGDLLIKMGEWFNQKTIDGLFGQTQSLFGGEGSDWRSQEAALYLFVMLVSDFQDMNKDIPEAVAHAYLSLVDYAVNRPGEPLLRARGYLVAGMLCRSFQTPVELLDRIITSITQEESEVVQVACVKAVEGLINAGRVSADRQVPIINAIQNYMNNKDPSDMEDADELLVTLAEALRAAITLDKRIALSNDVKSVDLLFMLAKLGASNFQVTMLISEAFEDIVADLSDTESYTALCAKLLPTLTGAFDVANLTEDNPLVTSTEGEVLRPGSEVVKWMLQHDHQQVLAWQDANGRSGLEVCLHIIDRLLGPSIEDNSASEVGGLAAELVEKAGQERLGPFLPQLLQAVANRLATAQAAAFIQSLILVFARLTLSGAQDVVEFLSQVQINGESGLQVVMAKWLENSVNFAGYDEIRQNVIALSKLYSLNDPRLAQTQVKGDLIVNNDDGLIKTRSRAKQNPDQYTIVPASLKIIKVLIEELLSASGQRAAANAASAAVASASFDDENDEEGWEDEDDTLDLSLGTTKADLMSFMEGGQRQRDDETQAYLTDFFIRCGRENIANFQEWYNMLTEEEKSKLNEVASSAGQ encoded by the exons ATGGAGGACCAGTTGGTGCAGCTCCTTTCCAACACTCAGCTGTCTGAACAGGGTCCCAGACTACAGGCCGAACTCGAGCTGAAGCGCGCCCGAACGAATCCCGCCTTTCCCCTGTCTCTCGCCAACATCGCCGCCCACACCTCGATTGATACCAACATCCGCCAGGCTGCACTGAGCAACCTGCGACTTTTTATCGAGAACAACTGGAGTAACGATGATCCTGATGATGGGCCCATCATTCCTATCTCTGATGAGGCGAGAGGCCAGCTCAAGCAGGTCCTGCTCGACCTTGTGTTGAGCCCGGAGGACGATCGCAAAGTCAAGATCTCCGCCAGTTACGCTGTTGGCAAAATCGCTGTGCACGACTTCCCTGAGCAATGGCCAAACCTTCTCCCCACAGTTATCTCCGTCGTCCCGGCCGGCACCGATTCACAGCTTCACGGCGCCCTGCGATTACTCAACGACATAATTGAAGAGAGTTTGAGCGAGGACCAGTTCTTTTCAATGGCCCAAGATATTGCCAAGGCCCTTGCCGAAGTCGCCCTCAATGAGAACCGAAAGCCCATGCACCGAGCGCTCGCTATTTCCATCTTCCGAGGATGTTTTGATCTCCTCAATATGATTAAGGAGGACCACGCTAAGGAGGTCCGCGCTTTTGCGGAtggtcttcttcaacaatggAACCCCTTCTTTATTACCGTTCTACAGAGCCCTCTTCCAGAAGCCAACCTAGAGAGCGGGTCTCAGCCTGACTCTTGGAGCCATATTATCGCTCTCAAACTTCAGGTCGTCAAGACACTCCTCCGAATTCGACGCGTCTTCCCTAACCTACTTCTTCCCCAAAGtaccatcttcttcagtgcAGTCTGGAAAGAGCTCTCTACTCTGCAGGGACCACACGAGCAGCTCTATATCAAAGAGGATGCCCAAGGACGTCTCGAAGACTCGGACAACCTTCCATATACCTTGGATTTCCTCATTCTCGAAGAATTGGACTTCCTTAACCAATGCTTCAGAGCCCCTCCTGTGCAAGCCGAGCTGGACGGCCACCTCAATGCTCATGCCTCAGCTCAAGACGTTCCCTGGATGAAGGAGATTATGAACATGCTTATCGGTTATTCGCGAGTGACTCGGGAGGAAGAGGACTTGTGGGATATCGACTGCTCCCTGTATCTTGCTGAGGAGACCTCCGTGACTGCCAACTATACCGCACGAACTGCCGCAGGGGACCTGTTAATCAAGATGGGTGAGTGGTTTAACCAGAAGACGATCGACGGCCTGTTTGGTCAAACACAGTCCCTATTTGGTGGCGAAGGTTCCGACTGGCGTAGCCAAGAGGCGGCGCTCTACCTTTTTGTCATGCTGGTTAGCGACTTCCAAGACATGAACAAGGATATCCCCGAAGCAGTGGCCCACGCCTATCTTTCCCTGGTTGACTACGCCGTTAACCGGCCCGGAGAGCCTCTTCTCCGCGCTAGAGGTTATCTCGTCGCCGGTATGCTTTGCCGTTCTTTCCAGACACCGGTTGAGCTGTTGGACCGCATTATCACCTCTATCACTCAAGAGGAGTCCGAGGTTGTGCAGGTCGCCTGTGTCAAGGCTGTCGAGGGTTTGATAAACGCTGGCCGAGTGTCGGCCGATAGGCAGGTTCCCATTATCAACGCCATTCAAAACTACATGAACAACAAGGACCCCAGTGATATGGAAGATGCAGACGAACTTCTCGTTACGCTCGCTGAAGCTCTCCGCGCTGCCATTACTCTCGACAAACGCATCGCCCTGTCCAATGATGTTAAGTCGGTTGATCTGCTTTTCATGCTAGCCAAGCTAGGCGCAAGCAACTTCCAAGTCACTATGCTGATTTCCGAGGCATTTGAAGATATTGTTGCTGATCTCTCTGACACTGAATCTTACACCGCTCTCTGCGCAAAGCTTCTGCCCACGCTTACCGGCGCATTTGATGTCGCTAACCTGACTGAGGATAACCCTCTGGTCACA TCTACCGAGGGAGAGGTCCTCCGACCCGGATCTGAAGTTGTGAAGTGGATGCTTCAGCATGATCATCAGCAAGTCCTTGCTTGGCAAGATGCCAACGGCCGCTCTGGTCTGGAGGTTTGCTTGCACATCATTGACCGACTTCTGGGTCCTTCTATTGAGGATAACTCAGCCTCCGAGGTTGGCGGTCTGGCTGCCGAGCTCGTCGAGAAGGCTGGCCAGGAGCGCCTTGGTCCTTTCCTACCTCAGCTTCTCCAAGCTGTCGCTAACCGACTTGCTACCGCTCAAGCTGCAGCCTTCATTCAATCTCTTATTCTTGTCTTCGCCCGACTTACCCTCTCTGGCGCTCAAGATGTTGTCGAGTTCCTGAGCCAGGTTCAGATCAACGGGGAAAGTGGCCTGCAGGTTGTCATGGCCAAATGGCTAGAGAACTCTGTCAACTTTGCTGGATACGATGAAATTCGACAAAA TGTTATTGCACTGTCGAAGCTTTACTCTCTGAATGATCCTCGCCTGGCCCAGACACAAGTCAAGGGCGACCTGATCGTCAACAACGACGATGGGCTTATTAAGACACGCTCACGCGCAAAGCAGA ACCCAGACCAATATACGATCGTTCCTGCTTccctcaagatcatcaaggtcCTCATTGAGGAGCTTCTGTCTGCATCTGGCCAACGGGCTGCTGCGAACGCCGCGTCTGCTGCTGTGGCGTCTGCTAgctttgacgatgagaatgaCGAAGAGGGTTgggaggatgaggatgatacTCTCGACCTCAGCCTTGGTACCACGAAAGCTGACCTGATGTCTTTCATGGAAGGTGGCCAGAGACAGCGAGACGACGAAACCCAAGCCTACCTGACCGACTTCTTCATCCGCTGCGGCCGCGAGAACATTGCCAACTTCCAGGAGTGGTACAACATGCttacagaagaagagaagtcgAAGCTCAACGAGGTTGCCAGCTCAGCAGGACAATAG
- a CDS encoding xeroderma pigmentosum group C-complementing protein: protein MPPLVPRKRLRESPPPGEGRASKAAKEKPDSSRRKATLYDDLDASATPNSNSILHGFGNDDDDESSLTSLSEDEFEDVMPPNQLKGKEEDSEDDEDIEFEDVQAPVAPLPDAPVTSGDLELTLTRDTRISLTNTFDRKGPSKRERKVRHATHCVHVMLLLWHNAIRNAWLCDPEVQATMISHLPPRLWDEVDRWRRNSGLENKPTPKKPAKENAKSKGKGKKVQDRKSRDWGAEAERLEEGAVDMSHGDPLFRLMQTLSAWWKQRFRVTAPGLRKWGYMSLERLDRLTKAQKVEPHDPEQFGEKISNLEDFRHHARTCEGSRDVGAQLFTALLRGLDLEARMVANLPCLGFGWNKLEEAEPEKSVTADQINETPEKKAKTATKSAVTAKKKSTKKTKEPTRNPTRKTRSKTEVESDPDDLELEYKDTDDESVVEMDVTPRKTSAKTPTKKYDADMEFPHYWTEVISPVTNKCLPVDAIVKNVVGTNRDLIESLEPRGAKADKARQIMAYIVAYSRDGTGKDVTVRYLKRNMLPGRTKGVRMTPEKVPVYNRHGKVKRYDQFDWFKTAISGYLRGSKDHPVTEVDEMEEATDLKPAKPEKKEIKEGQETLQYYKQSKEFVLERHLKREEALRPGAKGVKVFKNKGKGGKVEDEDVFLRSDVLNVKSAETWHKQGRAPLAGEQPLKRVPYRAATINRRREIMEAEAATGQKVLQGLYSWEQTDWIIPPPIKDGVIPKNEYGNIDLFAEHMCPEGAVHVPFRGAMRVCKKLQIDYAEAVVDFEFGHRMAVPVIQGVVIAEENHDMVMVELEKDEAERARKEDEKRRKKALAQWRRFLMGMRIAERIRQEYGEITDEISVFGHARDSVQTKKQPQVEDEEMAGGFLPEGYVEEEEEEEPQAHHTSSFFPAVDEDDDGDDGLVMEHDSADQQRVMMQMEVDSKQEPSPESQVEAGSESEPESRPVNTKFDAGLKHEEEEEEEPKLDPQSEAESEPPQTSARISRRGPANVAKEKPSAGRATRRSTRSGRKVVSYDEDAMEEEDEVGDSYAESEDDE from the exons ATGCCTCCTTTAGTACCACGCAAACGCTTGCGTGAGTCGCCACCACCTGGAGAAGGCAGAGCATCAAAAGCAGCCAAAGAGAAGCCCGATTCATCACGGCGCAAAGCAACACTGTACGATGATTTGGACGCATCTGCGACACCTAACTCAAACTCGATCCTCCATGGATTCGgaaatgatgatgatgatgaaagctCTTTGACATCGTTGTCAGAAGATGAATTCGAGGACGTTATGCCACCAAATCAACtgaaaggcaaggaagaagattctgaggatgatgaagacatTGAGTTTGAGGATGTCCAAGCACCAGTTGCACCATTACCAGACGCCCCGGTAACTTCCGGGGACTTGGAATTGACACTTACAAGGGACACCAGAATCTCACTCACAAACACATTCGACAGAAAGGGACCCTCAAAACGTGAGAGGAAGGTCCGGCATGCCACACACTGCGTTCACGTCATGTTGCTTCTATGGCACAATGCTATCCGAAATGCATGGCTTTGTGATCCCGAAGTCCAGGCGACTATGATCTCTCATCTTCCGCCAAGACTCTGGGATGAGGTGGATCGATGGAGGCGCAACAGTGGTCTAGAAAATAAGCCGACACCTAAGAAGCCAGCAAAGGAAAACGCAAAATCGAAAGGTAAAGGCAAAAAGGTCCAGGATCGAAAGTCGCGCGACTGGGGTGCAGAGGCTGAGAGATTGGAAGAGGGGGCTGTTGATATGAGTCATGGAGACCCCCTATTTCGACTTATGCAAACATTGTCAGCTTGGTGGAAACAGCGTTTTCGAGTCACAGCGCCAGGGTTGAGGAAATGGGGATATATGTCCCTTGAGCGATTAGACCGTCTTACGAAAGCGCAAAAAGTCGAACCTCATGACCCAGAGCAATTTGGTGAGAAGATCTCAAATCTGGAGGATTTCAGACATCATGCGCGAACATGTGAAGGGAGTAGAGATGTAGGCGCCCAGCTATTTACAGCTTTGCTTCGTGGACTGGACCTCGAAGCACGAATGGTCGCAAACTTGCCTTGTCTAGGCTTTGGATGGAATAAACTTGAGGAGGCCGAGCCAGAAAAGAGTGTAACTGCGGATCAGATAAACGAGACacctgagaagaaggcgaaAACGGCGACAAAGAGCGCGGTTacggcaaagaagaagtcaacGAAGAAAACGAAAGAGCCCACAAGAAATCCGACACGGAAAACACGATCCAAAACTGAGGTTGAAAGCGACCCAGATGATCTGGAGCTTGAGTATAAGGACACTGATGATGAATCTGTCGTTGAGATGGATGTCACGCCAAGGAAGACATCGGCCAAGACACCGACCAAAAAATATGACGCCGACATGGAGTTCCCACACTATTGGACAGAAGTCATATCACCAGTCACTAACAAATGCCTGCCCGTTGATGCTATCGTCAAAAACGTTGTTGGAACAAACCGAGATCTCATCGAATCATTGGAACCCCGTGGAGCCAAGGCCGACAAAGCACGTCAAATCATGGCATACATCGTGGCTTATTCACGAGATGGAACCGGCAAGGATGTCACAGTCAGATATCTGAAACGGAATATGCTTCCTGGCCGTACCAAGGGAGTGAGGATGACACCAGAGAAAGTCCCCGTCTACAACCGTCATGGGAAGGTTAAGAGATATGACCAGTTTGACTGGTTCAAAACCGCAATATCTGGATATCTGAGAGGCAGCAAAGACCACCCTGTAACCGAAGtcgatgagatggaagaagcaACAGATCTGAAGCCTGCCAAGCCcgaaaagaaggagatcaaggagggCCAGGAGACATTACAATACTACAAGCAGTCCAAGGAGTTTGTCCTCGAGCGGCACTTGAAGCGTGAAGAGGCACTCAGGCCTGGAGCCAAGGGTGTCAAAGTGTTCAAAAACAAGGGCAAAGGTGGCAAggtcgaggatgaggacgtGTTCCTTCGCAGCGATGTTCTGAACGTCAAGAGTGCCGAGACCTGGCATAAACAGGGACGTGCACCACTGGCAGGAGAGCAGCCATTGAAGAGGGTACCCTACCGCGCAGCTACGATAAATCGCCGGCGAGAAATCATGGAAGCAGAAGCTGCCACAGGACAAAAGGTCCTGCAGGGGCTCTACAGCTGGGAGCAAACCGACTGGATCATTCCACCACCGATCAAGGACGGCGTTATCCCCAAGAACGAATACGG GAATATCGATTTGTTTGCTGAACATATGTGCCCTGAGGGTGCTGTGCATGTACCCTTCCGAGGGGCTATGCGTGTTTGTAAAAAGTTACAAATTGACTATGCGGAAGCCGTTGTGGACTTTGAATTTGGTCACCGAATGGCTGTGCCTGTTATCCAGGGAGTTGTGATTGCTGAAGAGAACCACGACATGGTGATGGTAGAGctcgagaaggatgaggcAGAGCGCGCACgaaaagaagatgagaaacgACGAAAGAAGGCGTTAGCTCAATGGCGTCGCTTCCTCATGGGCATGCGTATTGCGGAACGAATTCGACAAGAGTATGGCGAAATTACTGATGAAATATCAGTGTTTGGACATGCTAGAGACTCGGTCCAGACCAAGAAGCAACCAcaggttgaggatgaagagatggcTGGCGGATTTCTTCCAGAGGGGTAtgtggaagaagaggaggaagaggaacCCCAGGCTCACCACACTTCGAGCTTCTTccctgctgttgatgaggacgacgacGGCGACGATGGGCTAGTGATGGAGCACGATAGCGCAGATCAGCAAAGAGTAATGATGCAGATGGAGGTTGACAGCAAACAAGAACCGAGCCCGGAATCGCAGGTCGAAGCAGGGTCGGAGTCTGAACCGGAGTCTCGACCGGTGAACACAAAGTTTGATGCAGGGCTGAAGcatgaagaggaagaggaagaggaacCCAAACTGGATCCGCAATCCGAGGCGGAGTCTGAGCCGCCACAAACGAGTGCAAGGATAAGTAGGCGAGGTCCAGCAAATGTGGCCAAGGAAAAGCCTTCAGCTGGACGTGCAACGAGACGGTCAACACGGAGCGGGCGGAAAGTTGTCTCgtatgatgaagatgcaatggaagaagaagatgaggtaGGAGATTCATATGCTGAATCTGAGGACGATGAGTAG